A DNA window from Chloroflexota bacterium contains the following coding sequences:
- a CDS encoding PspA/IM30 family protein translates to MASLLEKVQTLIAANLHALVDEALKKNSLAVIDQYIRQVEDNLEDLEDAAATIGGEVKTLRRKYDEFAAKSAELDRNIDLMLKEGKEELAVAAQSKLNSTARLAETYKSQYERQQAEYQKLLDGKLKLEAKLTTVKQEREEMQALLDLAKSKELTAKTMQSLDNLMGSGDQDVARMAESIRARLDKASARAEMQASRLDEQMDELLERHTLDTQLAERKKKLGLM, encoded by the coding sequence ATGGCTAGTCTACTCGAAAAAGTCCAAACGCTCATCGCCGCGAATTTGCACGCGCTTGTGGACGAGGCGCTCAAGAAAAACTCGCTCGCGGTGATTGACCAGTACATCCGCCAGGTCGAAGACAACCTCGAAGACCTTGAAGACGCGGCGGCAACGATTGGCGGAGAAGTAAAAACTTTGCGCCGCAAGTACGACGAGTTCGCCGCCAAATCCGCCGAACTGGATCGCAACATTGACCTGATGTTGAAAGAAGGCAAGGAAGAACTCGCGGTTGCCGCGCAGAGCAAACTCAATTCAACCGCGCGTCTCGCGGAAACCTACAAATCGCAGTACGAGCGCCAGCAAGCCGAGTACCAAAAATTACTTGACGGCAAACTGAAACTCGAAGCGAAACTCACGACCGTCAAGCAAGAACGCGAAGAGATGCAAGCCCTGCTCGATCTCGCCAAGTCGAAAGAGTTGACCGCGAAGACGATGCAATCGCTCGACAACTTGATGGGTTCGGGTGATCAAGACGTCGCACGCATGGCGGAAAGCATTCGCGCGCGACTCGACAAAGCGTCCGCGCGCGCCGAAATGCAAGCCTCGCGCCTCGACGAGCAAATGGACGAGTTGCTCGAACGCCATACGCTCGACACGCAGTTGGCGGAACGCAAGAAGAAGCTCGGTCTCATGTAA